One Mycolicibacterium pulveris genomic region harbors:
- a CDS encoding aldehyde dehydrogenase family protein: MFADVDPASELGQEEVFGPVLAVIPVRDPDDALRIANGTPYGLSGAVWGPDLDTAIAFARRVQTGQLDINGGMYNPVAPFGGYKRSGVGRELAERTLPVRIEHGGPAVDSSRDGRASACRTGWDEPSSGARTLDDVTELLAAGAPVAAHWIADRQIVPSLLKYGTEHQKKEFLPRIVRGECYFGIGMSEPDSGSDLASVRTKAVPVDGGWLLSGTKVWTSGAHRAHAFIALARTAPVDPDNRHAGLSQFIVDLRGPGVHIRPVVSMNGAHHFNEVILDEAFVPEEMVFGEIGAGWQQVTSELAFERSGPERFLSTFVLLRACGERIAGQRGGREADLGRLVARIAALHQMSSAVAGALERRNPADVPAAVVKILGTATEGDIADFADLLTDDTVDTADPAFAQLVSHAVDQRPGFTLRGGTNEILRGVVARGLGLR; the protein is encoded by the coding sequence GTGTTCGCCGACGTCGACCCCGCCTCCGAGTTGGGTCAGGAGGAGGTGTTCGGGCCGGTGCTGGCCGTGATCCCGGTCCGGGACCCCGATGACGCCCTGCGCATCGCCAACGGCACGCCCTACGGGCTCTCAGGCGCGGTGTGGGGCCCTGACCTCGATACCGCCATCGCCTTCGCGCGAAGGGTGCAGACGGGCCAGCTCGACATCAACGGGGGCATGTACAACCCGGTCGCTCCATTCGGCGGGTACAAGAGGTCCGGCGTCGGCCGAGAGTTGGCCGAACGGACGCTCCCCGTTCGCATCGAGCACGGCGGGCCCGCGGTCGATTCCTCACGGGATGGGCGAGCGTCCGCTTGCCGCACGGGATGGGATGAGCCGTCGAGCGGCGCACGGACGCTCGATGACGTGACCGAGCTTCTGGCCGCGGGTGCACCCGTCGCGGCCCACTGGATCGCCGATCGGCAGATCGTTCCGTCGCTGCTCAAGTACGGCACGGAACACCAGAAGAAGGAGTTTCTCCCGCGCATCGTGCGTGGCGAGTGCTACTTCGGCATCGGCATGAGCGAACCCGATTCCGGATCAGATCTCGCAAGTGTGCGCACCAAAGCGGTGCCGGTCGACGGCGGCTGGTTGTTGTCCGGCACCAAGGTGTGGACCTCCGGCGCGCATCGCGCGCACGCCTTCATCGCCCTGGCCCGCACCGCACCGGTCGATCCGGACAACCGGCACGCTGGGCTGAGCCAGTTCATCGTCGATCTCCGTGGGCCCGGAGTTCACATCCGACCTGTCGTTTCGATGAACGGCGCCCACCACTTCAACGAGGTGATCCTCGACGAGGCCTTCGTGCCCGAAGAGATGGTGTTCGGCGAGATCGGCGCAGGCTGGCAGCAGGTCACCTCGGAACTGGCCTTCGAGCGCAGCGGGCCCGAACGGTTTCTGTCCACGTTCGTCCTGTTGAGGGCGTGCGGTGAACGAATCGCCGGACAGCGCGGCGGCCGGGAGGCCGACCTCGGCCGGCTGGTGGCCCGGATCGCCGCCTTACATCAAATGTCGAGCGCCGTGGCCGGCGCGCTCGAACGTCGGAATCCTGCCGACGTTCCGGCCGCCGTCGTGAAGATACTTGGCACGGCCACGGAGGGTGACATCGCCGATTTCGCCGACCTGCTCACCGATGACACCGTCGACACAGCGGACCCCGCGTTCGCTCAACTGGTTTCGCATGCCGTCGACCAGCGTCCGGGTTTCACGCTGCGCGGCGGGACCAACGAAATCCTGCGCGGTGTGGTGGCGAGAGGACTGGGGCTGCGATGA